A part of Candidatus Moraniibacteriota bacterium genomic DNA contains:
- a CDS encoding SufD family Fe-S cluster assembly protein, translating into MQFFNLINTRAQKIVLRREQRVFFFWNESRHIEFSFEKPGTTARIFALFIGNDTDAFTLSVIQNHKKSDTSSFLTVLSILDGHARLSYDGLIRIEEGAVRTDTAQTNRNLLLSEHSRASTSPRLEILADDVSARHASATGTTNLDARFTLETRGIERISAERLLAEGTLRNFFDEMRTYTRDPEVDALEKEALEKLSIHPHI; encoded by the coding sequence ATGCAATTCTTCAATCTCATCAACACCCGTGCTCAAAAAATTGTGCTCCGCCGCGAACAGCGCGTCTTTTTCTTTTGGAATGAGTCCCGACACATCGAGTTTTCTTTCGAAAAGCCCGGCACTACTGCGCGCATATTCGCGCTCTTTATAGGAAATGACACTGATGCATTTACCCTCTCCGTTATTCAAAATCACAAGAAGTCCGATACCAGCTCATTCCTCACCGTCCTCAGTATCCTCGACGGACACGCACGCCTCTCCTATGACGGACTCATCCGCATCGAAGAAGGAGCCGTTCGCACAGATACTGCACAAACCAATCGCAATCTCCTCCTCTCTGAACACTCACGTGCGAGCACTTCGCCGAGACTCGAGATCCTCGCCGATGACGTTTCGGCACGCCATGCTTCCGCAACGGGCACAACCAATCTCGACGCACGTTTCACGCTCGAAACGCGCGGTATAGAACGAATCTCTGCCGAGAGACTCCTTGCCGAAGGAACACTCCGAAACTTCTTCGACGAAATGCGCACATATACTCGCGACCCGGAAGTAGATGCACTTGAAAAAGAAGCGCTTGAAAAATTGAGCATTCATCCACACATATGA